A genomic segment from Malaclemys terrapin pileata isolate rMalTer1 chromosome 1, rMalTer1.hap1, whole genome shotgun sequence encodes:
- the LOC128842445 gene encoding zinc finger MYM-type protein 1-like, which translates to MTIIHFVDMEKSAEEDNVEVLIKEPFLHFVSLKETTGAFMSETILQELETMSLSVENLRGQGYDNGSNMKGKDNGVHRKMMEINPRAFFVPCSTHSLNLSVNDAARCCLEASSFFDLVQHVCVFFSSSTCHWEILTHHVNYLTVKPLSQTRWESRIDALKPLRYELGNIYDALTEISDTTFTGSSGNTACSDAEALANGLSKFKFVTSLILWYKILFEINLTSKQLQEKNLNIHAAIQKLKQTKNILEEFRSDEGFERTLVYSLELAEGTDFPTEFE; encoded by the coding sequence atgacgatcattcattttgtggatatggaaaagtctgcagaggaagataatgttgaagtgctcataaaggaaccTTTTTTGCATTTCGTATCACTGAAGGAGACCACTGGAGCATTCATGtctgaaactattctacaagagcttgaaacaatgtcattatctgttgaaaacttacgtggccaaggctatgataatgggagtaatatgaagggtaaagacaatggtgtgcataggaaaatgatggaaatcaatcctagggcctttttcgttccttgcagtacacattctctgaatttgtctgtcaatgatgctgctagatgctgtttggaggcaagtagtttctttgacctggtgcaacatgtttgtgtgtttttctcAAGTTCAACATGCcattgggagattctgactcacCATGTGAATTatctaactgtgaaaccacttagtcagacaagatgggagagtcgcattgatgctttgaagcctcttcgctacgaacttggaaacatttatgatgccctaacTGAAATTTCtgatactacctttactggatcatctggcaacACGGCatgttcagatgcagaagctcttgcaaatggcctttccaagttcaaatttgtgacttcactcattttgtggtataagatccttttcgagattaacctcactagtaagcagcttcaggaaaagaacttgaacatacatgctgctattcaaaaactgaagcaaactaaaaatattctggaggaattcagaagtgatgaaggatTCGAAAGAACACTGGTATATTCTCTCGAGCTTGCTGAAGGAACAGACTTTCCAACAGAATTTGAATGA